A DNA window from Camelina sativa cultivar DH55 chromosome 17, Cs, whole genome shotgun sequence contains the following coding sequences:
- the LOC104760021 gene encoding glutathione S-transferase U28-like translates to MQISFEGGRKIWGNKIGEEHDKGIKEFLEREHEVLVPFYSWFYALEECGDFSVEAACPKIVAWGKRCVERNSVAASLPESEKVINKSLCSD, encoded by the exons ATGCAGATATCATTTGAAGGAGGAAGAAAGATTTGGGGAAACAAGATAGGAGAAGAACATGACAAAGGCATAAAAGAGTTTCTTGAGAGAGAGCATGAAG TTCTTGTCCCATTCTACAGTTGGTTCTACGCACTCGAGGAATGTGGTGACTTCTCTGTCGAAGCTGCATGTCCGAAGATCGTGGCTTGGGGAAAGAGATGCGTTGAACGAAACAGTGTTGCTGCTTCATTGCCTGAATCTGAGAAAGTTATCAACAAGTCCTTATGCTCAGACTGA